The DNA sequence AGAACGGTCGTAACCGCAGCCGCGCGAGCGACGTCGCGCCAGAGTAATTCGATCGCCGGCAGCAGCTTGTAGATCGCAGCGAAGATGGCGAATACGACGAACAGCGTCATTGCCGTGGAAAGCAGTTGCAGCGCCACGGCTCCGCTCAAGCCGACCCCTTCCGCCAGCCGCCTGGACGCAAGCGCAACCATCGCGTTTGCCGCGAGCGAAACCAGCAGCAGAAAGGCGATGACGAGAATCATGCCGAATGACAGCAGCCGGGTGCGAAGGAAGCCCCGGATGCCGCTCTGCGACTCCGGCCTCTCGCCCCAGATCTCGTCCAGGCTTTGCTTGAGCTCGGTGAACGCGGTGGTGGCGCCTATCAGCAACACCGGCAACGCGAGCAATGCCGCGGCGCCACCTTTCGCTTCCTCCAGCGTGTGCACGATGATCGCGTCGAGGGCTTCTTCGCCGGAAGGCCCGACCAGAGCGCCGAGCTGCGTCCGCAATTCGTCGGAAGCCGCCTTGGCATCGGTCACCAATCCCACGATCCACAATACGATGACGAGGATCGGCGCGAGCGAGAAGGCGGTGTAGTAGGCAAGCGCTGCAGCCTTGCGGCTGCAGTGATCCTTGCTCCAGGCTGCGGCCAGCGCTTTCAGGAACTGCAGCCGGCTTCGAAGCAGCGCTTTCAAGAGCTGTCGGTATAAAGAGC is a window from the Betaproteobacteria bacterium genome containing:
- a CDS encoding YihY family inner membrane protein, whose product is MKALLRSRLQFLKALAAAWSKDHCSRKAAALAYYTAFSLAPILVIVLWIVGLVTDAKAASDELRTQLGALVGPSGEEALDAIIVHTLEEAKGGAAALLALPVLLIGATTAFTELKQSLDEIWGERPESQSGIRGFLRTRLLSFGMILVIAFLLLVSLAANAMVALASRRLAEGVGLSGAVALQLLSTAMTLFVVFAIFAAIYKLLPAIELLWRDVARAAAVTTVLFLLGQIGIGLYLGNSATANAYGAAGSLAVLMLCIYYST